The genomic window atatatatatatatatataaatatatgttatGTGGTGGTGAATGGATTAACAATGGGTTATTTCTTTTATAGGCTACAACTTAATGCACTCAACTTTATTATAAAATGACATACGTGCAATGactattattgttttttgtattttgcggcaaacgtatgactttttaagcgtaaagttaaataaaagatCTGTGCACATCGTCCATCACTCCATATGAGAACGTTCTCATTTAACTCtctgcaataaaacaaatgcatataTTTCCCAGAAATGTCAAACCTTTACAGGGGAGGTGTTTAacaaaatctatttttacaacagtagtgtttttttgtttgtttggttttttagCTTAGTCCAGAAAGTGAGAACCGATTCACAGTCAAAGTTTTCcctcaacaaaaataaatagcaaaTGGAAAGATGCCGAAAAAACAGCACATCTTATGTTACAATAACAATAGAATGAACGGGAatagaatgaaaacaacatgtttcattattaataaaatagaaaattgaaagaaatgaattattGTAAGGctggacattttttttgatCAAGCAGTGTGACCTGCTGCTCCCCCTGATCTGATATGTTacaagaaaaagcaaaaacaatatttaccaTAAATTATTCAGGAGTGGATAGATCAAGCTGAAAGACATTTAACTGGGTAGCATGCTGATGTTAAGATGTCACATTAGAAATGGTGCAGCTCATGTAGTTCCATGAAGTAATGTGTTGTCAGATTAAGATTAACCAACAGAGAGACTACAGGGTTCTCACATAGAATTGGAGAGGACCATCAAATTGGAATCATAAACATGTCACCTTTTCATGTCACGATTCCCTTGTTTTTCACATTAGCCCCGACACCATATTACAAAAGAAATGTCAAATCATATCTGCAGAAACGTGCATCAGCGAGCGAGACGACCTGAAACGTCAACTTAAGCAGATGTTAATCAATTCATGTTGAGTGTGGATGAAAATGTTATTCTCCCATTAATATATGAAAAGGGAGTGcactgtcattgttttaaatcccttcttttttttttacccccggGTTTATGTAACACCCTGTTATTGAGGTGAGGTGTCGCTGAGCCGAGTTGGCAGAAGCAGAGTTAGTCAGATACCTCCTGTATTTGGGGGGATGGCGTGAAGCCCTCTGTGAGAGCCACTCAGGTGTCAGGTTGCAGAATTTGGAGTACAAAACGGAGAATGGAGCTCAAACCTGTATTTGATTTATGCCACAGAAGTAGCacatcagtgaaaacaaacaatggaataataaaaaaaaacacaactcttaAAGTGcctcaatctttttttttcttttttctctgtcacaGGCAAACCACTGTGAGTCAAGCTGTAATGttggtttaaatgtgtttgtatgttgggTGTTTTTGCGTgcaagagagcaagagagagtgtgagtttgtgtgtgtgtgtgagtttgtgtgtgtgtgtgtgtgtggacaagcCCATCAGTGACCAGGATACTGTGGTGGAGAGTAAGGTGGAGGAGCTGAAACACAagcagacaaaagaaaaacacaaagagtcaGACAGTGAGTTTCACAGGATAAAGTGCAAAggctcatttttttaaaaaggtgagaGAGATACTTTGTTTTCCCATCTTTAAAGGgacaaaaaaatgattgttttagtcAGAGCTTTACAGGATGAACGTGGATGCAACATATCCTAATCAGCAGTGAATGCTACATCAAATATAAGGGTATAGAATTTGACCAGATGAAAAGTCAAAAGTTGTGAAAGCATGTGTTAAAAAAGCACTGAATACTTGTCCATAACCTCAGGGAGTAAGATGATCATTTCATTGTGACACATTTATGATATTGATCCTTTGGCCAATTatgaaatattataaaaatcTGCCACCACAGAGtgcttttaatgtgatttatggACCTGCAATCAATATGAAAAATGACATAACCATTTTATATGTTAAAATTTATATAGCAACTCACAAAGGGCAACTAGAATATGACTTGAGAATTGTATGTTATCTTTTGTGAAATTTATTTTACcttcaaaaatgaaacaatgaagACAAATGCATAATTTCTTAATGTATATTTTCACTTCTGCATCAATACAGTGATCTGGATCTATTGATCGGGAATGATCAACTGTCACACCACAAGTATCTTTCTTTATCTGCAAAGGCCTGTGgtggacatttttaaacagcctCTTCAACATGAAAACTGTTACACTAATCTTACCCTGGCTGTATGCTGGATCCATTGGATGAGGTGGATACGGTCCAGGATGCATCACTGGATACTGTGGGGGCATGCCAGGATACTGGGAGTGCATGGGATAACCTGCATGTGGATACTCGTGGGGTCCCAGTGGCTTTCCATAAGCGTCGTACATAGGCTCCGATGGGTAGCTGGCCATGGGGATCTGTTGGGCTGCGGgttcaaaaacatacaaactgtGGTGAAGGAACAGTTTTAAACTGGGGGGGAGGTGTGGAAATTAAAGTAGGACAAGAAACAGGGGTGCAAAGATAGAGTGTGCTGTAATTCTGGGCAGACTGTTCAGCCTCATGAGGCATACCTGTGATTCTGGTTTTTGGGGTAGGGCTGCACAATAAGTCATAAATATATCACCATAATCACCGCAATATAAATAGTGCAAAGGCTGCTTGAACTTAATTAAAGTAAGTCTTTGTGGCCAAAAGcataaaggtttttgttttgattcattttataattttctcATAAAGTGACAGCCTAGCACACTTTTCTGAACCCCACCTGCAAACTGTAACACCCTCATACGCCACCTACTGGTTGCCAGAGAGATTGGTGAGCCGAGTGCAATGAGAAACAATGAAGTAggatttagattagatttacaTTTCTTACATTGAAAAACTTGAGATTTGTATTTCTGTCTTTCAGGAATCCAGGTAGGAAGGGATGTATTTGTTTGaagtatttcatgtttttaaagtgcggttgtatgaggtatttcACGCCACACTGCATGGGCTGCCCTTTCTGTGAAGTCGGTGTTGGTGAATTTGTCATGCGAACACAAATTTGAACCATTCTTTTGAAATTAAATTCCTTTTGTAAagcaaatgtaaacatgtaaaacacaagtGTTTTCAGTTCTGTGTGGATTctgaagtctgtagacaaatagctggtggTTGTGTGTCATTTGCTCGACGATGTAGCCCATTTTcttttgtacatatacactgtaaataaaaacactattacagcatttcagttttacataattatcgaGTTCACTTGTTCTGggaataactgggcctgaaatgagcttcccctgttttaAAGAGTAGCAATGAACCTTCACGATCTGACTTCACCACATACTGAAGTCATGTCATCACCAATATTCTCCATTATcacatattttcataatatcATGTAGCCCTACTTTGTGCTTATGAATAAAAAAGTGCCCTTACATGACATGACTTGGGTATGAAGTGGAGAACAGGACTTACCATCATAAGGTGTTCTTCCCCTCTGCTGCCGTCTCTGGTAGAGGTAACAGCACGAGCACATGAAGCAGCAGACCATGGTGGCAATGACTGCCACaaacaggaggacagaggaggcaaTGCCTGCTAAAGTGGTCgggctgagaggaggaggagaagaagaagaggacttCAATTACAAAACATTTCCCTTTATTAATCTGATTAATTAACCGCAATGATGTGATTGAGTCTGAGATTACATCTTATGCTCTGTTTCTATCATGGTACGGTTTTGTTtagtacagtacggtatggtttggaagGGTCaaaccctgggtcaggcttgaaTTTCAACTctgaacagtacctttacttggtaggcggggtgtgggcgGTGCCCAATGGCCAACAAGgaacaaggaaaaacaacattgaatGCAATACAACAGGCAATAACACaacggacaacaatggaggacatccataAGGTCGTTTTTGTGTCGCcccatcagctgactgtcatggggaAGGGtttggggccagttattttggtactattcctaatggaaacgcaaaaaaatcCCTGATACCGTACTGAACCAAACCGTTCCACTTGGTAGAAACAAGGACTAGTAAATAATGAACACTCTTCTACAGATTCCTTCACTTCATATTCTCAATCTGTTGTGGTCTCCCTAAATGTACCATATCTTTATGGCCTTGGTTGCTATGGTTACCACTATTTGGCGCTGGTCCACCTTGGCTCCATGACTGTCTTCACAGCTATCCTTGAAACAGATAACAAGCTATTGTTTTCAGCGCGTAGTTCTAAGTCAGCCATGGAAACACTGCCCAACGTGACCTTGGAACCCGAAGGAGAAAAGATTCCTTTACACCATCCATTTCATTTTAGCCTCCACTAGCCGCTGATGTGATCTCCCACAGGGATCAATAACAAGCAGACTGTCTGTTCAGTTCTGGAGAGTGATGGATGGTTTACAATgcagtgcagaaaaaaaatgtcatgttgtaAGCGCTCAAGTACGAGCTTGCTTTGTCCTGCATTATCAGGATCCCTCACAGGACCTTAAGCACCACTTAACACACAGATAGCTGATGCACCAGAACAACTAATGGGAAAACATTGCACTCTGGGGACTTTTGTCAAATGCTACAAATAGGGGATAAAGAACAGACTGGTTTCTTTTATAATTAGACTCTATGTGTGATAGAGTATATGTCCTATATTCTCTTGGtggttttatttctctctgagTGCATGTGTCTGGCATTCAGGTGCCTTATTCCATTAGTCAACCTACACATCTGTGTTTCGTTGGCTTACCAACACCTTAAGCTCTGCAGTACTGAAACTTTGGCTCATCTCCCTGTCTGACCACATCATTCAGTCCTCGTTCTGAGTTTAGTGCTCATCTCTATgatctgtgtgtctctgtaagaCTCTGTGCTTGCCTGTATCTCAGGATCATTACCTTTGCCCACTCCAGTTACCTGACAACGTCCCCCCTTTTTGTACTTTGTGCCAGCTCCATGCTTGAATCACTGTCTCTGCCACAAGCGCCACAGCCTGCTCAGTTTTGAAAACCTTAACGTTGCGTTTAAGAATTAATGttacattaatttaaaaaactCTTGTGCCCACCAAACTGCGCCCAATAACCAATGatgaaaaagtgagaaaaaaaagagtcacaaGGAGTCTGTTTTAATTTCTAATTTACAAAAGTATTCAggccttttgctttttttcatcTCTTTGCTTAAGCAGGAATTCCGGTGTTTTTTGacctgtatttgtgtatgtaaaTAGTACTTACAAAAGCAATGGCTGCATTGTAATCTTATAGGGCAATAGCAGCAGCaaaattgtgtgtattttccattattttttctACAGGCAAGATGTAACCTACATATATACGTCTGAATATGGCAACAATAAATATAAGAACAAAGTATCTTAGTAGAAGTAGAATTATGAACAGTacaaggacaaggacagacTGTTGGTGTCAAGTAAATTTATGTAATAGTCAGTGAAAGtggaacacagcagctgttgctCTCACCTGAACTGGAAGAGCATACAGCGCTTCTGCTCCCTCTCTGTGATCATCTTGAAAGCGTCCAGGCAGCAGTAACGCCGCTGACAGTTCCCACAGCAGAATGTGATGAGAGGGCAGTCGAAGCCGTTGTGCCAGGTGCCATTTTTGTCCACGTACCAAAGACAGTCCTCATTCCCACTTACTGCAAATCACAAGCAAGACGAtcagaaagaggaaagaaataaaggaggcagagagaggaaagaaggcAAATGGAGCACGGCATGATTCCAGTTCATCAATGAAACCTTCACCCCTAATGCACAAAATGCAACGTTTcgtagctgttgttgttttcacttcaAACTCTTGACTGCTCACTTGACTTACAAGTCTTTATTCTGCTGTCAAGTAAAAAGAagatatttatttcaaaaaggtAGTGACTCATCTTTCTTCTTTCATATTCCAGGCCAAACACAGCCAATTCAACGCTTCTCTGAGGGTGAAAACTGATcagaaaatgtatgttttatttaatgaacaCCAATGTCAGTTATAATAgtttattatataaattatatttagaACTTTTTAGCAAACAAAACTTAAAGAAATGTGAAGGAATAATACTGAAATATCAACTCTGTTGTCTGTACATTAGGAGACAGTCTTACATAAGAATAAACACTTTCTGTAATTAAGTTTCAAAGCGTGGGATTATGTATTCCACCACATATAATTACAGGGCACACAAAATTATAGCCTCATAACTCATCATAACAACTGCTGCATGACTGTAGGCTGCATTAAGATACACCAGCATGGACAGACAACATGTTCTAAAAAGCATGACATATACACTAATAAAGATCTAGGAACATACGTCAGACGAGCTTATGCTCTCGGAAATGTGAAGTTCACGCTCTGGCTGCTgaagaaacatggtggcacaaaatGTCAGCCTCTGTAATCACAGCCCTTGCCTTAAGTATATATTTAAAGACTTATTCTACTGCGATAAATTTCAAAGAGATCATATATTCATgtttcaatttctgtcaaaaaaaaacccttgcaaatgttacacactggacctcataattaataacacacacaggaactaattaatcaattatcaacaTGGTTGGTGATTCCATATTGAATCCATACTCCAACAAATTATCAAACTGTCATCATTATAATCAAGAATTGGGGACTGTTTCAAAGCAACAATGAATGGTAGTTTACATGAGTGATTTGCTGATAATTTTCAAGTAAAATTTCACTAAAATCCCCAAAACACAAGACACTAAGTTTGTCATCATATATGAAGATAACACTAAAATCTGATCTCAAGTACAGAGAGCAAATATTTGGCACTTGTTGTTGAAAACTTAATGTTCTTGATGTGTTAGAAAGGAAGAAAGTCCAATAAccttactttaatttaatttaatttaatttaacttaacaGTGAGACTAATTCACTGGACCAGACAGTTGATGCTAGctgaggtcagacactgatcAGGTTCAGATCACCAGGCCTAAAATAAACATGGAGGTAAACAGACACAACTGCATTAGTTGATGTTGAATAGCAAGGGCGGTACAAGGAGCGAACGGGTCTGTCTGTTCACGGGTGACAGAGACAAAGGATGGACAAGCAGGAGAAAAAACCGCTGGCGGAACAGTAAACCGTTACTGTGTGCTAACGGCGCGGCCTGGATAAAGAGCCATAACCTTACCGGGAGAGGAGCAGAGCACGAAGGCGAGCAGCGACAAAGTCACCGCGGCGAGGGACGCGTTTGCCGCTGGCAAGACCATCCCCATTCTGAATGTATGTGTTTCCAAGCAACGGCGAATGACAGAGAATTGGCTCAATAACTCTCAGTCTAACAGTCGCTCTCCGACATTATCTCCTAACGCTCTCGGGCGGAGTGTTGACGACGGTTCCGCTGTCCTACGAGATGTCAGACCGTTTCGCTGCTGTGACGCCGTTCACCCCGGACCAACAGGGTGTTGCCTTCACGGACCGCGTGAAATGTCGGAGACGACACGAGCTGTGCATTACACttgttataattatattaattttaaatttaaattaaaatgtattattacaatTAAATTATAGTATTTGAAACGTGGAGTGTCCCTTGTAGTCGTTATGGTTATGGaaacaaagtgacattttaatggAGCGTACACACATAGTTATCCTTGTTATGACTCTTGTCATTTGAACAACCTTACCCAAAAAGTATCCCTTAGTTTTTAAGTGTAATGTAACCCTATCCATAACTCATTCATCATGACTAACCCCAACCTTAAACCAGGGGTCTGTAGCCTACACGTGGATCTTCAGGCCCTCTGCAGTGGTTCACTGTAGCTCTGTTCAAAGTGAAcacttatttgttttaatgttttgtcaACTAAAAATATGAGTCACATCCGTGTCCACTTCAAATacgatttttttaaaaaacctccCCAAACTCAACAGACCTGTGTAAATGAAGTCACGTGTACATGAAGAAGTACACTTCTGCATCAACACACTTATGCTAGCAGGTTTCTTCAAGCATGAGctacacacaataacaaacactgtttgtttatttattaaaagtgggtcattttttattttattaatgttcCACAAATAATGGAAAGACACAAATACATCTACATagttaagtgttttatttcaaaagagGCCTGTTTTCCCTTGTCAACAGCTAAGCTAGTTCTTAACTTTCACAAATGCAGCAAACtttaatgttaatatatatataaatgtcttATATGATGTCTTCGTGGCTCCAGATGATGAATTATATCTGGGTGGACAGGGGTCAAAAATGGCTCTTCTGATACTAGATAGAGGTTGAAGACACCATGATTCACATCTTAATTTTAACTTTAACCAGACCCACAGGAATACAATTCTACTGGTCCAGAAAATGAAATATCTTTGTATACCAGAAAAGTTGTAATAGAGTAAAAAGGTAACAGATACAAGTGTACACACTTGGTCATAGAATTATAATTTAATTACTAATATTTGAATTTCATTCAGGTCAAGTTATGCATGAATTAGGGTTAATATTAGGTTTGGttacactgttcaaatgaatggaagtcaatgcagagtcatAACAAGAGTTTTTCTGGCATCTCTTAGGGCTTTTTCTGGTATTAACTGACTAGCAGCGAACATAAGAGGGGAACACAGTACTATTATACAAGATTTATTTGCTGCTAAGAAGAAGCAatctatacatatgtatatgcacATATGTGAGTATCATGTTACACAGTGTAAATGATTACAACCTTACATataaaagggaaagaaaatagATGTTAAGTAAGAGAgagtgtgaataaataaatgccacAACACAAAGCTTGTGATagatatgtgtttgtttgttttttattacaagAGAATTAAATCATGTCTGTAACTCCAGAGAAGCAATGGTGGTGATGAtgcatcacattttctttcatttcaaagaAACACATGGGATTATTTAGTCCAAACAAAGTGAACTAACTCAAATactaaaagacaaaaactttCATATTCACAATTATGCTGCTTACAAATTTCAAACAATTTGATAATAGCAGTGATGACCGTGAAGACCCAACATGGGTCAATTATCTTTTACATAGTAAAAACACACCAGTACATCAGAAATTATGTTTACTGATAAACACCTGAGAGAAGCTTCAACTCCTCAGAATCTGATCTGAACACAGGAGAACAGGACTGTAACACAGATATAAAAATACTGGTCAACGTGGCCAATTTTTTGAACATATTGATAAATCAGTAAAGATAATATTATTCTTAGAATACATCACTGCATTTCAATCCAAGAGAACTTTAAGAACTCTGTAGGTGTCTACCACGGcctccagggggcgctgttggCTGGACTCTTGTCTTTAATGATGCTGGTCTGGACTGTGGAGCGCAGAGCAGAGAAGTCAACCTCTGTCAGGTTCTTATAAGAGGAAGACTGCAGCTTGTTGAAGTTCTCCATCATCAGTCTTCTCTGGGACTGTGTCTTCACCTCCtcactggacaggaagtgtgCCACCTCCTGGACACACCTGGAGTAGCCCCGATTAACAGCAGCTGAGTCCACAGCTCGATTCTGCTGCTGAAGCCGCCTCAGGACACAGACTGTCATCTCCAGGATGTCTGCTTTCTCCAGCTTGGAGTCTGGCTGCTGTTTGAGGAACTCTGGACCCAGGAGAGACTTGAGCTGCTCAATGCTGCTGTTGATTCTCTCTCTGCGTAACTTCTCCACCTGAGGTTTTCTGAGCTGCAGAAAAAAGAGCAAAGTCATTAATGGACTGATTCTGGAGTAAAGTGTGAGCATGAACAAAGACAGAAGATGAAATGTTCTTGAATGTTCTTGAATTTACCTTGTGAGTCAGAGTCAGATGTTCCTGAGAGTtggtcagagctgcagtgattGTAGGTGCCATGTCTGGATCTGTGTGCTGTAGAGGTCTCTGTAGAGAGAATCTGATCTCTGCTGGCTTCATCCCTCCTTTTTATAGTCCCACATCTGCATATGAATGTGTGGGTCTTGGTCTGACTGCACTTTCTCACACTCTCGGCCAATCAGAGAGCTCAAGGAGACAATAGCACATGTGGAGCAGTAACATAAATTGCTGTTAAAGCCTCAGGGACAATAGTTAAATCTCAGGGGAACAGGTGGAGGACTGGGGGGGCTGATGGAGGGAGATTCAGAACTCTGTGTGAATCTGGGAATTTGGTGACCCTGTTAAGAGAGATCTGCTGCCTGATGCTGATTTTGTCCGAGCACACGCTGATCATCCCATCACACGTGTGTGACAGCAAGAAGAAACACCTTCAAACCTCATCATCCTTTATTTATACGTTTTTGAGTACAGGAATTTAACCTGCCTTAGTTTTAATTTGTCGCTCCCAAGTGTTCCTTAATCTTATTTTCTTTGGCATCTGTGCTTGTTAAGCATCAAAACGTGTGCGCAAATTACTTGTATCTAATAACTACTTGGCATTGAGACTCACTTTGGTTATGATAGGGCATCTTTGAGAGCAAGCCCTAACGATGCCA from Solea senegalensis isolate Sse05_10M linkage group LG4, IFAPA_SoseM_1, whole genome shotgun sequence includes these protein-coding regions:
- the shisa4 gene encoding protein shisa-4, whose product is MGMVLPAANASLAAVTLSLLAFVLCSSPVSGNEDCLWYVDKNGTWHNGFDCPLITFCCGNCQRRYCCLDAFKMITEREQKRCMLFQFSPTTLAGIASSVLLFVAVIATMVCCFMCSCCYLYQRRQQRGRTPYDAQQIPMASYPSEPMYDAYGKPLGPHEYPHAGYPMHSQYPGMPPQYPVMHPGPYPPHPMDPAYSQAPPPYSPPQYPGH
- the LOC122768479 gene encoding transcription factor HES-5-like, encoding MKPAEIRFSLQRPLQHTDPDMAPTITAALTNSQEHLTLTHKLRKPQVEKLRRERINSSIEQLKSLLGPEFLKQQPDSKLEKADILEMTVCVLRRLQQQNRAVDSAAVNRGYSRCVQEVAHFLSSEEVKTQSQRRLMMENFNKLQSSSYKNLTEVDFSALRSTVQTSIIKDKSPANSAPWRPW